The Rufibacter sp. DG15C region CAAGAAACGGCCTTTCACGCCATCCTCGCGGTAATGGAACGGCGAGTTGCCCAAATCAAACCCTTCAGCTTTTACGCCGTCGCGCTCAGCGGCCACCAGGTAGTTCTGTTCTTTGTAGGCCAGGCATTCGTGGAGTTCGCTGACCGGGGCAATGTGCGTGACGCCGTGCGCCAGGGCGGTGACCATGCTGGAAGTAGCGCGCAACACGTCTACGGCTACGGCAATCTTTCCCTTTAAATCATACAAAGGCAACAGCTCTGGGCTGAAGCAAACATCTATAGAAGGCATTTTTAAATAGTCTTGAGCGCGAGTTATGAGTCGCGAGTCTTGTTAAAAAAGTTTGGCGTTTTTGGCCTGTTTTCATGAAAACAGGCCAAAAACGCCAATTACAAATTCTGATTCTTGAGCTGAAAACAAATCCCTCAGACTCAGGACTCTTGACTCAAGACTCAGAACTATACTGTAGGTTTATAGAAAGGCAATTTTACCACCTGGGCCTTGAGGTTCTTGTTACGGACCTTGATGAAGATGTCAGTGCCCGGAGTAGTGTACTCGGTTTGTAGGTAGCCCAAGCCCACGCCTTTGCCCAAAGAAGGAGACATAGTGCCAGAGGTTACTTCGCCAATGGTAGCGCCTTCGGCGTTCACAATCTCATAGTGGCTGCGCGGAATGCCCTGCTCCATCATCTCAAAGCCAATCAGTTTGCGGCTCACGCCCTGCTCTTTCTGGGCCTTTAAGTTGTCTGCGTTGGTAAAGTCTTTGCTGAACTTGGTAATCCAGCCCAAGCCCGCCTCCAGCGGCGAGGTAGAGTCGGTGATGTCATTGCCGTAAAGGCAGTAGCCCATCTCCAGACGCAGGGTGTCACGGGCGCCCAAACCAATTGGTTTGATGCCGTAGGGCTCGCCGGCTTTCATGATTTTCTCAAACACCTCTTTGGCATTCTCATTCGGTACGTAGATTTCAAACCCGCCCGCGCCGGTGTAGCCCGTGGCAGAAATAATCACGTTGGGTACGCCAGCAAAGGTGCCCTTATCAAAGGTGTAGTACACCATGTTAGGCAAATCTACCGGCGTCAAAGACTGAAGCGCCTGCGCCGTCTTAGGGCCTTGCACGGCAAACAGGGACATCTGGTCAGAGATGTTCTCCAGCTTGGCATTGCCGGTGTTAAACTGATTGATCCAGTTCCAGTCTTTCTCAATGTTGGAGGCGTTCACCACCATCATGTACTCTTCAGGAGCTAGGCAGTACACCAACAGGTCATCCACAATACCGCCTTCCTGGTTAGGAAAGCAGGAGTACTGAATCTTGCCCGGCGTCAGCTTGGAGGCATCATTGGAGGTCACGCGCTGAATCAAGTCCAAAGCACCAGGTCCGGTCACCATGAACTCGCCCATATGCGACACGTCAAAAATACCCATCGCCTTGCGCACCGTGTGGTGCTCATCCAAGTCTGAGGAGTAGCGCACCGGCATGTTGTAACCGGCAAAAGGCACCATCTTGGCACCTAAGGCCTCGTGCACATCGTTCAGGGCAACTTTCTTTAATTCCATATATGTCTTTGTTTGAAGGAATAACTGTACTAGTAAGGCAAAAGTACAGATTTGAAGCGGGTTTGGAAACCACTTCTCTGCAAGTTTTACGCTGGCCATTTCCAAGTCTAAGAACCGCACTCTCTACCATTCCTTACCTTGGAAAGTGGACGCCCGCATTTTACTCAACAGGTTCATTACCTAGGAAAGGTTTGCAAAAGTTGATTCTTTTTTGAGTGCAGCAATCTTCGCATAAGGTCCAAAACTAAAGTAGGTGGACGGGCGTACTGCCTTTGGCTGGCAGAAGGCAAGCTTGTTTAGCTTTAAGCATTGAGGTAATAAAGCATCATTCACAAACAGTCATCAAGTAACAAACCGCTGTCTATCACCAACATAAAATTTAAACATACGCTTTTGGCAAAGGATTTTCTTACCCAGCCTTCTGCCAAGGCAGGTTCATATATTTTTCTATTTTTGCGCAGAGACCCGTTGTAAGGAGGGGTTTTCTGTTTCATTTTGGATTCCCGGCGGTGGCTGTTTCGCCATCCATACCCCATGCTCATGAAATTATCTACCAAGCTTTTTGCTGGTTTCGTCCTTATCTCTTTTCTATTCACGGCCGTGGGGGTGGTCAACTACCGCCTGTCTGAGGACGTGATTGAGAACTCCAAGTTTGTCTCTGAGTCGCAGAACGTTATCCGTAACTCTTCTTCTTTGCAACGGAACATCATTGACATGGAGACCGGTATGCGCGGTTTCCTACTCACGGGCAACGAAGAATTCCTGCAGCCCTACCATACCGCAGACCGCCTCATGCCCGCCCTCTTCCAGGACCTCAAGAAACTGGTAGATGACTCGCCGGAGCAGTTAAAGAAAATCCAGGAGATTGAAGAACTGCAGGTAAAATGGAAAACCGAATTTGCTGAACTGCTCATCTCAGAGAAACGCAAAGAGAATGAACAGGGGATAAATACCAAGGGCATCAGGAATCTGGACCACGGGTATTTGGTGCTCAATGAGGAAGGAAAGCGCCTCACAGACCAGATGCGTATTTACTTCAGGGCGTTTAACAGCATTGAGTACCAGGTGCGTGAAGAGCGTCGCAACAGGCTAGACCAGAGTATCAATGAGACGCGCCGGGTGTCTACCGCTTTGACCATTATCTCTGTGATGCTGGGACTTGCCTGGGCCTATTACATTACCCGTCTTATCTCCAGGCGTATCATGAAGATGGTGAACCTGGCAGACCGCATTGCCAGCGGTGAGTATAAGACCGCCATTCAGGACGATGCCCATGATGAGCTCACCTTGCTCTCAGACTCT contains the following coding sequences:
- the gcvT gene encoding glycine cleavage system aminomethyltransferase GcvT, giving the protein MELKKVALNDVHEALGAKMVPFAGYNMPVRYSSDLDEHHTVRKAMGIFDVSHMGEFMVTGPGALDLIQRVTSNDASKLTPGKIQYSCFPNQEGGIVDDLLVYCLAPEEYMMVVNASNIEKDWNWINQFNTGNAKLENISDQMSLFAVQGPKTAQALQSLTPVDLPNMVYYTFDKGTFAGVPNVIISATGYTGAGGFEIYVPNENAKEVFEKIMKAGEPYGIKPIGLGARDTLRLEMGYCLYGNDITDSTSPLEAGLGWITKFSKDFTNADNLKAQKEQGVSRKLIGFEMMEQGIPRSHYEIVNAEGATIGEVTSGTMSPSLGKGVGLGYLQTEYTTPGTDIFIKVRNKNLKAQVVKLPFYKPTV
- a CDS encoding CHASE3 domain-containing protein; translation: MKLSTKLFAGFVLISFLFTAVGVVNYRLSEDVIENSKFVSESQNVIRNSSSLQRNIIDMETGMRGFLLTGNEEFLQPYHTADRLMPALFQDLKKLVDDSPEQLKKIQEIEELQVKWKTEFAELLISEKRKENEQGINTKGIRNLDHGYLVLNEEGKRLTDQMRIYFRAFNSIEYQVREERRNRLDQSINETRRVSTALTIISVMLGLAWAYYITRLISRRIMKMVNLADRIASGEYKTAIQDDAHDELTLLSDSLNRMSGTIDKTFSELDSKNKELDQFAYVVSHDLKAPLRGIENASKWVEEDMGKELPSHIQEYLLMMRARVHRMENLINGILALARVGRAKLEEENVNVQHLLFDVIDMLNPPAGFQIHMPDRLPVLRAAKVELQQVFSNLISNAIKYHDKEKGNVTVSYNEFADYHEFSVADDGPGIEAEYHDRIFVLFQTLQERDAVESTGVGLSIVKKIIERQGGKIQVASSPGQGSVFTFTWPKVKLAEAA